Proteins encoded within one genomic window of Lysinibacillus louembei:
- a CDS encoding sugar nucleotide-binding protein — translation MKKLLILGASGLVGRALVEQCRHDFDVYGTYFSSSVNLPEHKQFYLDLEPETLLHILQSVQPDIVVSGLQGDYRKQLALHKALAEFLQHSATPLYFISTTNVFDGDLTRHHIESDTPISKSDYGKFKIAREKMLQESLQERCCIVRIPGIWGKDCPRLRKLQGDIAANKPIKPYSNLQWSFLLDTQLAKQLHYIMENDLTGIIHLGATDMLTDSAFYEQLLPEQATLEPVPYENAESTYYFGLKTEQPNRLPSDLYITNAQIVAALTA, via the coding sequence ATGAAAAAGCTATTAATTTTAGGGGCAAGCGGACTTGTAGGGAGAGCTTTAGTGGAGCAATGTCGCCATGATTTTGATGTCTATGGTACATATTTTTCCTCCTCGGTGAATTTGCCAGAGCACAAGCAATTTTACTTGGATTTAGAACCAGAGACATTGTTGCATATTCTCCAAAGCGTACAGCCAGATATTGTTGTGTCAGGCTTGCAGGGAGATTATAGGAAACAGCTTGCGCTGCATAAAGCATTGGCTGAATTCTTGCAGCATAGCGCTACACCGCTTTATTTTATTTCCACTACCAATGTTTTTGATGGCGATTTGACGAGACATCATATAGAAAGTGATACACCAATTTCAAAATCAGATTATGGCAAGTTTAAAATTGCCCGTGAAAAGATGCTGCAAGAAAGCTTACAAGAGCGCTGTTGCATCGTGCGTATCCCAGGAATATGGGGCAAGGATTGTCCACGCTTGCGCAAGCTACAGGGGGACATTGCAGCAAACAAACCTATTAAGCCTTACAGTAATTTGCAATGGAGCTTCCTATTAGACACACAGCTTGCGAAACAATTGCACTATATTATGGAAAATGACCTAACGGGCATCATCCACTTAGGTGCAACAGATATGCTGACGGACAGTGCCTTCTATGAGCAACTGTTACCTGAACAAGCGACACTGGAGCCTGTGCCATATGAGAATGCAGAAAGCACCTATTACTTTGGCTTAAAAACAGAGCAACCAAATCGTCTACCAAGTGATTTATATATCACAAACGCGCAAATTGTTGCTGCTTTAACAGCTTGA
- a CDS encoding HAD family hydrolase, which yields MKAIIFDFDGTLANTLPICFYAFQSVFQQFDGKELTAQEIVQMFGPSETGIIQANLQHPNKEAAIELYYEKYAESHAQFVQPNDEIAALLQDLKKSGMKLGIFTGKARRSLDISLQALQMDGLFAVMITGDDVVEPKPAPEGLFKALALLAVDSTEAIFVGDSEADIVAGLQANVTTVGVHWLPDYQTQAFTAEPHHIVKDVTQFKKLLGGLA from the coding sequence ATGAAAGCAATTATCTTCGATTTTGATGGAACATTAGCCAATACCCTGCCGATTTGCTTTTACGCCTTTCAAAGCGTTTTTCAACAATTCGATGGGAAGGAGCTAACTGCACAGGAAATTGTCCAAATGTTTGGACCTTCTGAAACAGGTATTATTCAAGCGAATTTGCAGCATCCAAATAAAGAAGCTGCGATTGAACTGTATTATGAAAAGTACGCAGAGAGTCATGCGCAGTTTGTCCAGCCAAATGATGAAATTGCAGCGCTCTTGCAGGATTTGAAAAAATCAGGAATGAAGCTAGGTATTTTCACAGGAAAGGCAAGAAGAAGCTTAGATATTTCCTTACAGGCGTTACAGATGGACGGCCTATTTGCTGTCATGATTACAGGGGATGATGTAGTCGAGCCAAAGCCTGCACCAGAGGGCTTATTCAAGGCATTAGCTTTATTAGCGGTTGATTCAACAGAAGCCATATTTGTAGGTGACAGTGAGGCAGATATTGTGGCAGGCTTACAGGCAAATGTAACAACAGTTGGGGTGCACTGGCTACCAGATTATCAAACGCAAGCATTTACGGCAGAGCCACATCATATTGTAAAGGATGTTACACAATTTAAAAAATTGCTAGGGGGCTTGGCATGA
- a CDS encoding NUDIX hydrolase, whose translation MKEIIKLLNQMRGITQTGLAYTKDPYDEERYIELEAITKKLIAQLTTLKHEEINMIFSAEEGYATPKTDIRAVVFNDQNQLLLVKEKSDNCWALPGGWADIGLTPGEVAVKEVKEEAGVTVEPMKILAIMDKYKHNFAPEFSYIYKIFIQCEVLSGEISTGLETEDVAFFNFQQIEDLSLSSRRNTLEQIKLMFEYQLNPNKEAYFD comes from the coding sequence GTGAAAGAAATTATTAAACTATTAAATCAAATGAGAGGTATTACCCAAACAGGATTAGCCTACACAAAAGACCCGTATGATGAAGAACGCTACATAGAATTAGAGGCGATCACGAAAAAATTAATCGCACAATTAACAACGCTTAAGCATGAAGAAATTAATATGATTTTCTCTGCTGAAGAGGGCTATGCCACACCAAAAACAGACATCCGTGCAGTCGTATTCAATGACCAAAACCAATTGTTATTAGTAAAAGAAAAAAGCGATAATTGCTGGGCATTACCTGGGGGATGGGCGGATATTGGCTTAACTCCAGGTGAGGTGGCAGTAAAAGAAGTAAAGGAAGAGGCTGGTGTGACGGTAGAGCCAATGAAAATATTAGCTATTATGGACAAATATAAGCATAATTTTGCGCCAGAGTTTTCCTATATTTATAAAATATTTATCCAATGCGAAGTTCTAAGTGGCGAAATCAGCACAGGCTTGGAAACAGAGGATGTTGCCTTTTTTAATTTCCAGCAAATAGAGGATTTAAGCCTATCGAGTAGAAGAAATACATTAGAGCAAATCAAATTAATGTTTGAATATCAGCTCAATCCAAATAAAGAGGCATATTTCGACTAA
- a CDS encoding aspartate/glutamate racemase family protein, translating to MKAIGLIGGMSWESSAQYYRLINEEVKRQLGGLHSAKCLLYSVDFQEIEHYQAAGAWDKAGDTLANAALSLQNGGADFIVICTNTMHKVIDQIEEKINIPIVHIADATAKQIQQAKLKTVGLLGTKYTMEEDFYKERIEANSIHVLIPSAQERERIHQIIFEELCLGIIEPASLAFYQETIRNLIAAGAEGIILGCTEIGLLVKEGDADIPLFDTTVIHALAAVNRALQ from the coding sequence ATGAAAGCAATCGGGTTAATTGGAGGTATGAGCTGGGAATCGTCAGCGCAATATTATCGCCTTATCAATGAGGAAGTAAAGCGCCAATTAGGGGGCTTGCATTCTGCGAAATGCTTGTTGTATAGCGTAGACTTTCAGGAAATTGAGCATTACCAAGCAGCAGGGGCATGGGACAAAGCAGGTGATACTTTAGCGAATGCGGCGTTATCCTTGCAAAATGGAGGCGCAGATTTCATCGTCATTTGTACAAATACAATGCATAAAGTCATCGACCAAATCGAAGAAAAAATTAACATCCCGATTGTGCATATTGCGGATGCCACAGCCAAGCAAATTCAACAGGCAAAGCTCAAGACGGTCGGTTTATTAGGTACAAAATATACAATGGAGGAAGACTTCTATAAAGAGCGCATTGAGGCAAATAGTATTCATGTATTGATTCCATCTGCACAAGAGCGGGAGCGCATTCATCAAATTATTTTTGAGGAGCTATGCTTAGGTATTATTGAACCTGCGTCTCTTGCATTTTATCAAGAGACTATCCGTAACCTAATCGCAGCAGGTGCTGAGGGTATTATATTAGGCTGTACCGAAATTGGTTTATTAGTCAAAGAGGGCGATGCAGATATTCCTTTATTTGATACGACCGTGATTCATGCATTAGCGGCAGTGAATCGAGCATTGCAATAA
- a CDS encoding VOC family protein: protein MVLAQCKIPTQLRQGVIDCEGLGLRKIGSFEGHAGYDGVMIGLPEFDYHLEFTQHINGSPCPAPTKDNLLVFYIPSLETIQEITNKLHIMGYHSVVPENPYWHALGITFEDPDGWRVVLMNSTGIHD, encoded by the coding sequence ATTGTGCTTGCACAATGCAAAATCCCGACGCAATTACGCCAAGGCGTAATTGATTGTGAAGGGTTAGGGTTAAGAAAAATCGGCTCTTTTGAAGGACATGCAGGATATGATGGGGTGATGATTGGCTTACCTGAATTTGATTACCATTTAGAGTTTACTCAACATATCAATGGTAGTCCATGCCCTGCGCCAACTAAAGATAATTTACTAGTATTCTATATTCCTAGCCTTGAGACAATACAGGAAATAACAAATAAACTGCATATCATGGGCTATCACTCTGTTGTGCCAGAAAATCCGTATTGGCATGCACTAGGTATCACATTTGAAGACCCTGATGGTTGGAGGGTTGTATTAATGAACTCTACTGGAATACATGATTGA
- a CDS encoding ATP-binding cassette domain-containing protein: MTDNILIKNVTFQYDTMTKPLFENLQLSMHSNWRLGLVGRNGRGKTTFFKLLLKELAYKGTIQTNLTFSYFPTYPDAQQPVYATLDGLEIWEMERELVMMGLPATILQQPFGLLSGGEQTKILLIALFANTQGFPLIDEPTNHLDLHGRKIVSNYLKSKRGFIVISHDESFLNDCIDHVLAINKSSIDLIKGNIATWKYEKAHADRLQQETNAQLKGEIKRLDAVAKRVGDWGTQKENSSKDAAARRTAAKHMKRSKAIKKRTEALIEEKINLIDNIEKIAELKMHIEHPKKQLLYFRDFTILRNGVPLFQPITLDVYPYDRFFIEGDNGVGKTTLFKFILGVETFETTGDYRIHLPENTSIFHQNSADNANYLASIEQLTKTEREEYWHMLRQLDVGREKLTDRTSAAWSAGQAKKAFLAKALLGQNALFAWDEVTNHLDLYAIDQLIAAIQKHQPTMIGIDHNEHYVNAIATKKIKLSKMS, encoded by the coding sequence ATGACTGATAACATATTAATAAAAAATGTCACGTTTCAATATGATACGATGACAAAGCCGCTTTTTGAAAATTTACAGCTGAGTATGCATAGTAATTGGAGGCTTGGCCTTGTTGGACGCAACGGGCGAGGGAAAACGACCTTTTTCAAGCTTTTACTAAAGGAGCTTGCTTATAAGGGAACGATTCAAACGAATTTGACATTCAGTTATTTTCCTACATATCCTGACGCACAACAGCCTGTGTATGCTACTTTGGACGGATTGGAAATATGGGAAATGGAGCGAGAGCTTGTGATGATGGGGTTGCCAGCTACAATTTTACAGCAGCCATTTGGTCTCTTAAGCGGTGGTGAGCAAACGAAAATCCTACTCATTGCGCTTTTTGCCAATACGCAAGGTTTTCCTTTAATCGATGAGCCAACAAATCATTTAGATTTACACGGTCGAAAAATTGTCAGCAATTATTTAAAAAGCAAGAGAGGCTTTATTGTCATCAGCCATGATGAAAGCTTTTTAAACGACTGTATTGACCATGTATTAGCAATTAATAAGTCGTCGATTGATTTAATCAAAGGTAATATTGCTACATGGAAATATGAAAAAGCGCACGCGGATCGTTTACAACAGGAAACGAATGCACAGCTAAAAGGAGAAATTAAAAGGCTCGATGCGGTTGCAAAGCGTGTAGGTGATTGGGGCACGCAAAAGGAAAACAGCTCGAAAGATGCGGCAGCAAGGCGCACTGCGGCAAAGCATATGAAGCGCTCCAAGGCAATTAAAAAGCGCACAGAGGCATTAATTGAGGAAAAAATAAATTTAATTGATAATATCGAAAAAATAGCTGAGCTAAAAATGCATATCGAGCATCCAAAAAAGCAGCTGCTCTATTTCAGGGATTTTACGATTTTAAGAAATGGTGTGCCATTGTTTCAGCCGATTACGTTAGACGTTTATCCATATGACCGCTTTTTTATTGAAGGCGACAACGGTGTAGGGAAAACAACGCTATTCAAGTTTATTTTAGGAGTAGAAACATTTGAAACAACGGGAGATTACCGTATTCATTTACCCGAAAATACATCAATCTTTCACCAAAACAGTGCAGACAATGCCAATTATTTAGCGAGCATTGAACAATTGACAAAGACTGAGCGAGAGGAATATTGGCATATGCTGCGTCAGTTAGACGTGGGACGTGAAAAGCTAACGGATCGAACGAGTGCCGCATGGAGTGCAGGGCAGGCGAAAAAAGCATTTTTAGCAAAGGCATTGCTTGGGCAAAATGCGCTGTTCGCATGGGATGAAGTAACAAATCATCTGGATTTATATGCGATTGACCAGTTAATTGCTGCCATTCAAAAGCATCAGCCAACAATGATTGGCATTGACCACAATGAGCATTATGTTAATGCAATTGCCACGAAGAAAATAAAATTAAGTAAGATGAGCTGA